The DNA window TGAAGTGGGTTACTGACTGACCTGCCGCCCGAGCTTGGTGATTTCCACCTCACTGTACCCGCCGTCACTCGAATTGATGTAGGCTTGTGTCTCGACGTATCCTTTCTCTCGGAGCAACCAGAGGTTATGATCCACGACGTCTGACGACCGGCCCACTGCCTCAATCAACTCGTCACGATCAACCCGTGGATAGGTAGGATCCGATCGGTATGACTGGAGTAACACGTCCAGGATTTCATCCTGAACCGCGTCATCCAACAAGAGTTCCTCACCCAACTCTTTTGCTCGCCACAGCGTCGTCGGTGTAATCGTCAGTGACCGCTTCCCTGGCCGCCGCTTGAAGAACCCATCATCCTTTGAGAACCGCCACACCTTATCGATCACGTCCTCATCAACGTCCTCGAATTCATCGTTGAGATAGCTGCGTAGCCGTTCACCTTGTGGACTCGGCCAGAACGTAAACGGCTGCTCTGTAAACCTACGATATGACTCACGGATCAATTCATTCTGGACCCGCCGCTCGGTCGCCGATAACCCCTCTGTCGCACCTACGTCATGCTCCGTCGATGCCCCATCTCCATCCCCATTCACCACATCGTCACTGGTATCGGACCGATCAGTCCCGTCCACGTACTCGCCAGCGCCCTCCGGCTCGACTCTATTGTTCGACGTGTTGTGGACTTGGATCGCTAGAATACCCAGAGTGCCTAACATACCGATCACACCAGCAATCTCCACGAGCGAAAAAGGTGTATAGACGGTTCCGATCCCTGCGAGAATCAAGGCAGCAAGCCAGGCAAGGATGAGCTTCCCGATGAACCGCTCAGTCACGTACTGCCCAACCGACATCCTATCACTGCAAGTATTCACAGACCAGTATTATAAGTCGTAGGAGAGCAGCCTCAATCAGACATACCCACCTGATTTTTCAAGAGTTGCTGAGAAGTACCGAATTATGAGTCAAAACGACAGGACATCTTGGTTCATCGATTCCGAGGGGCCAAATGAGGAGGCTGTCGAACTGGCCTTCGCGTGGGTGCAACAGCTCGGTGAGCAGCATGGAGAGAAACGAGATGCTGTCTTGGCAGTAAACACGAAAAAGCAGCTGGACGGTGTCGTATCTACTGTGATCGGTGACCAGGCAGCAAAGGCGTTGAATAAAAAGAAGCCGGTCGGCGTCGGTGAAGCAGAGATCCAGCTGATGACGAAACGGATTGATCCATCGGGGTGGCAAAGCGGTCCTGTCCTTGCTATCTACCCAGACAAAGACCTGCTGGACAAGATTGACGGAATGTATGGTGTGACCGATGTGCTCGTCGTGCCTTGGTCGAAGGACACCGTCCAGTTCTGGATCGATACCTGGGGCGCGTCAGCACTCCAATCAGATGCGAGTGGCGATGCACCAGAAATCGATGATCCGGTCGCCAAGGAAGCTGTCGACACGCTCGATGCATTGGTCAACACCTCGACTGGGATCACGCATTCGTCAGATCGTGCTACCTGTATCGAGATCTTCAAAACCCTCCATAGCAACGGCATCAGCTTCGATCCTGAAGCAATCAGAGCCTGGTTAGTCGCTGAAAAAGGCTGGGACCCGGATTATGCCGATGACGTAAAAGAGGTCGCCGAAGGCGTCCAAACGGGGAAACGCTTCCAGTACGACTCTGGCCGTCTTAGGAACGACATTATGAACCAGTGGAAAGACGCCGAAAATGTTAATTAATCCAATATAACTGCCGGAGATCGTTTTCACTCCGTTTGCTCACGTCCCTGTAGTGACCGCTCTGATGCATCTATGCTCTGTACTGACCAGCTGTTTCAGCTCTCACTCTAAATAAAGAAACAGTATCGGAAACTACTGCTACTCGTCGATCGGGTCGGGGGAACTGAGGTCCGCGTGGAGGACTTCGCCGTCGCGAACGACGTACCTCTTCGCCAAGACTGGGAAGCGGCACTTGGTGAACCCCGCCGTCTGGATATCGAACTCTTCGTCGGCTTCGAGGTGGTCGGCGAGTTCTCGCAGGAATTCGTGGGTCACGATGCCGCCCTCGTAGTCCGGGAGGCCGTTCTCCCGCGCCTCGTACACTTCGAAATCGTCGTACCCCCAGATGGTGAGATCTCCGTCTTCGGTCACCTCCCAGTTGAGCGTCCCGAAGCAGTAGCTCTCACAGAGCTCGCGGACTGCCTGTGGATCCGATACGATCGCGCCAGTCGACGTCGTCGCAGCTTGCAGTGTCGCCATGTCTGGACTTCACGGGGTCGCCCCCGCACCCCTGTCGGGGGGCGATAAACCGACGCGAGAGTTGCCTCCCTGGTCGTGGCCGGGACTCCAGTTAGGAATCTGCGTGGGCGTCCGCCCCGGCTCCGTCGCTCGGCCGCGTGAGAAGGCTCACCTCTTCCAGGAGGTCTCTCGCGGTCTCGACTCGCTCTCGATCCGCGTCGTCCAATCGGTCGACGTCGAGTCGGTTGAGATTGCTGAGTATACGATGCATCCGGTAGCCCTGTTTGAACTCTTGCTCCATCGGAAGCGCCTCACCGCTCGCTGGCGCGGAAAGACCCACCATCGAGACTGGCGTCGGGCTCGCAGGAGATCGCGGCCTTAACCAACGGACCTCGACGGTACTCGCAGGCTGTTGGTTAATCGACGCCCAGCACGGGGCTACTCGAGATTGGGGCCGTAGCGAGCTGAGTCACACACCCGACACTCCCAGATCGGTTGCCCCGTCCACGCCGCATCCGGGACCGACTCATGCGTCTTGAACCGATGGTCGGTCGCCCGTCCACAGGTTTGACACTCGAGTTCCTGCGTCGTCGGTACCGACGACTCCTGGTGATCAGCCGCAGCCTCGTTAGTGGATTCGGTCAGCGCTATCGCTGGAACCAGCCACACCGCGTCGTCGGCGTCGTCGAGGACCGCGTCGAGACGCGACGCGTCGCGGATGCCGTCCCCACGCTGGTCGTAGAGTCGCGTCGGGGCCTGCTCCTGACGCTCCGATGTTCCCTGCCCGTGCCACCCAGCACGGTCACGGGCGACACTGAGAAGCCGCTCTCCCTCCTCTGACGACACCTGTACCGCGTCGGGAAGTGAGGGCCATTGCTCGGCCAGCTGGCGCGCCGGTGCCTCGTCGAGGTCGTAGAGGAGTGTGTAGTCGTCGACGGCCGGCTCCGCCTCGTTGGCGGAGAGGAGGTTCGCCGCGGCGCCGCCCTTCGCAACGGCGCCGTAGAACGTGGTCGACTCGACGACCAGGTGGACGATGCCGAGGAACGTCGTCGACGCTGACTCGTTCGTGCTAGTGGTGTCACTTCCGAGATGGTTGGTGAGACAGAACCGGCATTTCGTCTGGCCGTCTGGGACTGACGCCCCACAGGACCGGCACTCGCCGTCGGCGGCCGTTGGCGCATCAGGGTAGCCACCAGCGCTCGTCGCGACGCGCTGCCGCCGGGGGGCACCCTCACACCCGTCGTCCAGCCTCGTGTCCGGAATGTGGGACGCCTCGCCGGTCGGCCGCAGTTCCTCAAAGTCGGAATAACGACCGTTCATAGAGCAGTCTACAGAGAACATGGCTCGTCTTCGTGTTTAAATCGTAGCGTGGATCGAACGATGTGCAGTACAGACGGAGAGACCGTGATCAGCCTTAGGCGACCTGTTCCTCCAACGTATCCCGGTGTGCCCGGACAGTCGCCTTCGAGGCGTTCGCCACGTCCGCGGCCTCGGATTGCGTCAACCATCGCCCCTCTTCGCGACAAGCCTTGTAGAGGCAGGCCGCTGCGAACCCAGCCGGATGGACGCCCGTCGTGACGCCGCGCTTCTCGGCCTGTTCCGCGAGGGCTCGGGCCCGCTGTCGGATCTCGTCCGGACACTCGAGGTCCGAGGCGAGTCGCGGCACGAACATGCTGGGGGAGACGGGCTCAGCGGGGAGGCCCAGCTCTTCGTTCAGCGTTTTGTACGCGTTCGTGACCCGTGACTCCGCGACGTGGGCCATCTCGCTGACGTCGTCCACTAACCGCGAGAGGCCGTTGCACCGGCAGGCCCCGTAGACGCTGGCCGCGGCGATGGCCTCGATGGACCTGCCTCGAAGCAGATCCTCGTTCTGGGCGCTCCGGAAGAGCTGACACGCTTGGTCACGAACCGAATCGGAGAGGTCGAGCGCGCTCGCCAGCCGACGCACTTCGCCCAGTCCGTGGGCGAGATTTCGTTCCGCTTTCGACCGCCAGCGACCCCGGGTCTGCTCACGGCGCATCCGTGCGAGTCGCCGTCGCTTCTGCCCGGAGATCTCGTTCCCCTTCGCGTCGGTGCCGCGACCGATCTCCGTCGACAGGCCGCGATCGTGGCGAGCCGCAGTGAGCGGGGCACCCGTTCGTTCGCACTCCTCGTCGTCGTACGCCCGCCACTCCGGCCCATGATCGATACGCTGTTCGTCGATGACCAGGCCACAGTCCTCGCAGACCGTTTCGACCGCGTTCGTGGTGACTCGGCCGTCGCACTCCGGACACTGGTTCGCACTCGATTCCGTTCGGACGTCTTCGTCGAAGCCAGTTTCGTAGATATCTCTGGTTGCCATCGTTCTCACCGTGTTCAGGGAACTCGCCTTTACAGCGAGCCCCTCAGCTATTCAGGGGCCGACAGAAACCGAAGGTATCGGTACTCCAGTCAACTAGAACACAATCCAGCTGATGTTCTACATATAATGGTAGTAATGGATGTCCAGACTGGTGTTTTGAGCTTCGGCTTCAGCCAGAATGTTCCCAACGGCATCTGAGATTCCGATTGTAACCGGAAGCTTCGTGCAGAAATCCGAAGTGTTCCAGTCCAGTTTCGTGAACGCCAGCATTTCTCGGCACAGCTTCTGTGGCGATGAATCACTGACCTCCGGATCCGGCTTGACCACGATCGGCTCCGGGATGTTCGATGCTGGATACGTCGACAACGCCGGGATGTACCCCTTCGTGTACAGGTAGTGCTCCTCGTTGTTCGGTGCGGAGACCATTGTGCCTCGAAGCGCCGGATAAATCCCGGAACTCAAGGCACGGACTGGGTGCCGCTCTCGGACCGTGACGAAGTCCATCAACTCGATGTTCCCAGCACCTTTGATGAAGCCCC is part of the Halostagnicola kamekurae genome and encodes:
- a CDS encoding DUF1889 family protein, translated to MSQNDRTSWFIDSEGPNEEAVELAFAWVQQLGEQHGEKRDAVLAVNTKKQLDGVVSTVIGDQAAKALNKKKPVGVGEAEIQLMTKRIDPSGWQSGPVLAIYPDKDLLDKIDGMYGVTDVLVVPWSKDTVQFWIDTWGASALQSDASGDAPEIDDPVAKEAVDTLDALVNTSTGITHSSDRATCIEIFKTLHSNGISFDPEAIRAWLVAEKGWDPDYADDVKEVAEGVQTGKRFQYDSGRLRNDIMNQWKDAENVN
- a CDS encoding biosurfactant protein 1, whose translation is MNGRYSDFEELRPTGEASHIPDTRLDDGCEGAPRRQRVATSAGGYPDAPTAADGECRSCGASVPDGQTKCRFCLTNHLGSDTTSTNESASTTFLGIVHLVVESTTFYGAVAKGGAAANLLSANEAEPAVDDYTLLYDLDEAPARQLAEQWPSLPDAVQVSSEEGERLLSVARDRAGWHGQGTSERQEQAPTRLYDQRGDGIRDASRLDAVLDDADDAVWLVPAIALTESTNEAAADHQESSVPTTQELECQTCGRATDHRFKTHESVPDAAWTGQPIWECRVCDSARYGPNLE
- a CDS encoding transcription initiation factor IIB; translation: MATRDIYETGFDEDVRTESSANQCPECDGRVTTNAVETVCEDCGLVIDEQRIDHGPEWRAYDDEECERTGAPLTAARHDRGLSTEIGRGTDAKGNEISGQKRRRLARMRREQTRGRWRSKAERNLAHGLGEVRRLASALDLSDSVRDQACQLFRSAQNEDLLRGRSIEAIAAASVYGACRCNGLSRLVDDVSEMAHVAESRVTNAYKTLNEELGLPAEPVSPSMFVPRLASDLECPDEIRQRARALAEQAEKRGVTTGVHPAGFAAACLYKACREEGRWLTQSEAADVANASKATVRAHRDTLEEQVA